The following coding sequences lie in one Arachis hypogaea cultivar Tifrunner chromosome 9, arahy.Tifrunner.gnm2.J5K5, whole genome shotgun sequence genomic window:
- the LOC112711018 gene encoding protein neprosin, with translation MGCNFCRNFEHHNILGLFIIVVLVAAMVECSSLNYTKYNKQVSSLRFNRIIKHLDKINKRPVLTIESPDGDIIDCVQKRKQLAFDHPLLKNHKIQKAPKEMPRGITNNVKKDNNNNNNEDEDGSSHEMVGEGERGALKRQEWQMWHLNGTVCPKGTVPIRRSRVDDVFRAKSLYHYGKKQLRTPFSRRIHSDAPDVISGNGHEHAIAYTRSSEEIYGAKASINVWDPSIQAMNEFSLSQIWILSGSFDGPDLNSIEAGWQVSPELYGDNRPRLFTYWTSDSYQQTGCYNLLCSGFIQTNSKIAIGAAISPVSSFAGSQYDITILIWKDPKAGNWWMSFGDNTLVGYWPAELFTHLADHATMVEWGGEVVNMRTNGQHTETQMGSGHFARESFGKSSYFRNLQIVDTDNSLMNVQGISTLAENTNCYDIKSSYSNEWGTYFYYGGPGNNPQCP, from the exons ATGGGCTGTAATTTTTGTAGGAACTTTGAACATCATAATATTCTGGGTTTGTTCATCATCGTTGTATTAGTGGCTGCTATGGTTGAATGCAGTTCCTTAAACTACACAAAGTACAATAAGCAAGTAAGTAGCTTGAGATTCAATAGGATTATTAAACACTTGGACAAGATTAACAAGCGCCCTGTTCTCACCATAGAG AGTCCAGATGGTGATATCATAGATTGtgttcaaaaaagaaaacaactaGCTTTCGACCACCCGCTCTTAAAGAATCACAAGATCCAG AAAGCGCCAAAAGAGATGCCAAGAGGGATTACTAATAATGTGAAgaaggataataataataataataatgaggatGAGGATGGCAGTAGCCATGAAATGGTAGGTGAAGGAGAAAGAGGAGCACTAAAAAGGCAAGAATGGCAAATGTGGCACCTAAATGGGACGGTATGCCCAAAGGGAACTGTTCCTATAAGACGAAGCAGAGTGGATGATGTGTTCAGAGCTAAGTCTTTGTATCACTATGGTAAGAAACAGCTACGAACTCCATTCTCCCGCCGCATCCACAGTGACGCCCCCGATGTAATTAGCGGTAACGGCCATGAG CATGCGATCGCTTATACGAGATCATCGGAAGAGATATATGGGGCAAAGGCAAGTATAAACGTGTGGGATCCATCAATTCAAGCAATGAACGAATTCAGTCTTTCTCAAATTTGGATTTTATCAGGATCTTTCGACGGCCCTGATCTAAATAGCATCGAAGCTGGATGGCAG GTCAGTCCAGAGCTCTATGGTGACAACAGACCCAGATTATTTACTTATTGGACG AGTGATTCGTATCAACAAACCGGATGCTACAACCTTCTTTGTTCGGGTTTTATCCAAACAAATAGTAAGATTGCCATTGGAGCAGCCATCTCTCCTGTCTCTTCTTTTGCTGGCAGCCAATATGACATTACCATCCTCATCTGGAAG GATCCAAAAGCTGGGAATTGGTGGATGAGCTTTGGTGACAACACACTGGTTGGGTACTGGCCGGCCGAGCTATTCACGCACTTGGCTGATCACGCCACTATGGTGGAGTGGGGCGGCGAGGTGGTGAACATGCGAACCAATGGCCAGCACACCGAAACCCAGATGGGCTCCGGCCACTTCGCCAGGGAGAGCTTCGGAAAATCAAGCTACTTTCGGAACCTTCAGATTGTGGACACTGATAACAGCCTAATGAATGTGCAGGGCATCTCAACTTTGGCTGAAAACACCAATTGTTATGATATTAAGAGCTCTTATAGCAATGAATGGGGCACATACTTCTACTATGGTGGGCCTGGGAACAATCCTCAATGCCCATGA